GGAATGACCGGCAGGGGCACGGCCGAGAACATCGACATGACGACCGGTATCGCCCAGGTGGCGATGGCCGAGATCGTGCATGCCCTGTTGTCGGATGACGAAGTGGCCCTGTTCGCGCGCTTTGCACGCCCCATGAAGGTCCAGGCCGGGCAATGGCTGTTCCACCGCGGCCACCGCGGCGATGGCATGTACGTCATCGTGGAAGGCTCGATCGAGCTGGACTTCGGCGAGGACCTGGTGACCAAGACGCTGGGGCGACATGAGTTCTTCGGTGAACTGGGCCTGCTGGTGGGTGACCACCCGCGCAGCGCCGGCGCGCGCGTGGTCGAAGACTGCCACGTGCTGGAACTGGGGCCGGCCGATTTCCATTGCCTGGTCGAATCCGATCCGGGCCTGGTGGCCTACTTCCTGCGCCGCACGATCATGCGCGTGCTGGCCAACGAACAAGCGCTCATCAGCCAGCTGCGCCGTCGCAACCACGATCTGGAAACCGCGCTGGACAACCTGTACATCACCACCCACCAGCTCACCCACACCCGCGAGCTGGTGCGTACCGATGAACTGACCGGCCTGCACAACCGCCGCGGCCTCACCCTGTACCTGCAGGAGTGCCGCAGCCAGCCTGCCGGCACGCCGCAGGCGCTGCTGCTGATCGACTGCGACCGCTTCAAGCAGGTCAACGATCGCCATGGCCACCAGGCCGGCGACCGCGTGCTGCAGAGCATGGGCAACATCCTGCGCTCGATGGCCGGTGAACACGACCTGGCCTGCCGGCTGGGCGGTGATGAGTTCTGCCTGATCCTGCGCCATGCTGATCGTGAGGCGGCCCAGCATGCAGCGGAGTTCATCCTCAGCGCCGTGCATGGCCTGCTCGAGCGCAGCCACGGCACCCCGCACGTCACCCCGGCCAGCATCGGCGTCAGCCTGCTGGCGGCCGATGCGGACTGGAGCGAGTGGTATGCGGGCGCCGACCGTGCGCTGTACCGGGCCAAGCGTGCCGGCGGCAACTGTCTGCATTGGGCCGACAACGCGGACGGACAGTGAACGGAGGCCTTGCGAATGAACGGCGACACCGGTACGTCGACTCCACACACCACGCAGCTGCGGGCCCTGCTGTTCACTGACCTGTGCGATTCCACCCTGCTGGTGGAGCGCATGGGCGATGCCGCCGCGGCGGAACTGTTCCAGGACCACGACCGTCTGGTGATGGCGCTCCAGCAGCGCTGGAACGGCCAGCAGATCGACCGCTCCGACGGCTTGTTCATGCTGTTCGAGCGCCCGGTGGATGCACTGGGGTTCGCGCTGGATTACCCGCGTGGGCTGCAGGCGCTGGGCGGCAAGCGCGACATTGTGCTGCGCGCCCGCATGGGCCTGCACGTGGGCGAAGTGCTGCTGTGGAACAACAGTGCCGAAGCGATCGCGCTGGGCGCCAAGCCGGTGGAAGTGGAAGGCCTGGCCAAGCCGATGGCCGCGCGCCTGATGCAGCTGGCGCAGCCCGGCCAGTTCCTGCTGTCGGCCACCGCCGAGTCGATGGTGCGGCGGGCGGCCGGCGATCTGGGTGACGCCGCGCTGGGGCTGAAGTGGAAGTCGTTCGGTCGCTGGCGCTTCAAGGGCGTGGCGCAGTCGATGGAAGTATTCGGCCTGCAGGATCCGGCGACACGGGGCATCGGCCGCCCGCGGCAGAGCGCCAAAGCATCGCGCGACATCCCGGTCTGGCGGCAGCCGCTGGTGATGACCGCCGAGGTCGCGCTGGCGGCAGCGCTGCTGGTCGGCGGCTGGTTCCTGACCCGGCCGCAGCCGGCCATCGCCTTTGCCGAGCGTGACTGGGTGGTGGTCGGCGATCTGCGCAACCTTACCGGCGAGAGCCTGCTGGACGGTTCCACCCAGCAGGCGCTGCGCGTGAGCCTGGAACAGTCGCGCTACATCAACGTGATCAGCGACCTGAAGGCGCGCAGCGTGCTGCAGCAGATGCGTGCCTCGCTGGATGCGCCACTGGATGCGGACAACGCTTCGGAGATCGCCCAGCGCGTGGGTGCGCGGGTGGTGCTGATGCCCACGCTGTCCGAATCGGGTGGCCGGCTGCGCCTGAGCGTGGGCGTGGTGGATCCGGCCAGCCGTGCCACGCTTGCGGTGGAATCGGCCGACGGCCGTGGCCTTGAATCGCTGCTGGCCTCCACCGATGACGTGGTGGCGCGGCTGCGCGGTCGCCTGGGTGAAACGCTGGGGCAGGTCGAAAAGGACTCTGCTCCGCTGCCTGCAGTCACCACCGGCAGCCTGGATGCGCTGCGCGCCTATTCCATCGGCCAGAAGCTGTACGCGCACAACGACTACCCGGGTGCGTTGTCCATGTTCCAGCAGGCGGTGGAGCTGGATCCTGATTTCGCGCTGGCCTGGATGGCGCAGGTGCGCGCGCGCTTTGCGGTGGATGACCTTGCCGGGGCAATGCAGGCGGTAGAGACGGCCACACGCCTCAAGCGCCGCCTGCCACCGCGTGAAGCGCTCTATCTGGAAGCATGGTCGGCGACGCTGCTCGACCGCGGGCAGGCATCCGAGGCGTGGCGGCGCCTGTCCAGCCTCTATCCGGATTACTTTGCCGCGCAGTACAACGCGGCCCTGTGGCTGTACGCGGAAAACCGCTTCGAGGAGTCGCTGCCATATGCACGGCAGGCGGCGGATCCGCGGTTCGAGCTGACCAACGTGGCGCACGATCTGCTGGGGCGCATCCTGGTGGCGCGTGGCGACGTCAAGGGGGCCCGTCAGGCCTTCAAGCGTGCCATCGATGGCGGTCGCACGGCCAGCAACCGTTACCTGGGCTCGGCCGAGGCCAGCCTGCGCAACTACGCCGCCGCCGAGTCGCTGCTGGATCGCGCGGCACCCTCGCGCCACGTGGCCATCGAGCGCACCAGCATCGCCGTGGACCGCCAGCAGTGGGCGCAGGCCGTGCAGATTGCCCGCCAGGGCGCTCAGCAGTTTGCCGACATACCGGGTTTTGACCAGCAGGTGATGCTGGTACCCCTGGCCACGGCGCTGTGGGGGGCCGGCGATGATGACGCCACGCGCGCGCAGCTGCGCCGCAATGTCGACAGTGCACTGCAGCGTGTCGACAACCGTGCTCTGGCCGACGGCGGCGATGATGCGATGGTGGCGTTGGCCTCGTCGCTGTTGTCGATCCGGATGGGCGATACGGAACTGGCCGAACGGGTGCTGGCGCGACTGTCGAAGATCAATGAGGTGATGGGCCAGCCCCCGGTGGCGGAGACGGTGGCCGTCGTGCGCGCCAGCCTGGCGACCCGGCAGGGCAAACCGGATGCGGCGCTGGCGCTGCTCGCGCCCTGGTTGACCGGGCAGGCCAGCTTCCAGACCCGCGTGGCGGCGATGGATGCACACGTGGCCAAGGGGGCCAATGCACAGGCGCTGGCACAGGCGGACTATCTGGCGAGCAACCGCGGCCGCGCCTATGCCGAAGTGGATTGCGGCTACTGCATGCAGCCGCTCAACGTGCTCGACAGCAACCGTGCCGCAGGGGTGGCGGCCAGCCTGCGCCGTCGGCCGGAGCCGACGGCAGCGGCGATTACGGCCCCTTGAGCGTCCAGCCCGGGCCCGGGCTCGCGTCAAGCGAAGGCACCAGCTGGCCGAGCTCCTTGGTCAGCATCGTCTGCAGTTCCTGCTTGGCTTCGAGGATGGCTTCCTTGGAGGCCAGCTGGTTGACGTGGCAGCACACCTTCAGCAGCTCCGCATCGGCGGCCGGCAGGCCCAGGTGGGTCAGCGCGGCAGCAGGATTGGAAGCGAACAGGGCGCGGAACGCATCGTCTTCAGCGAGCGCACAGATCAGTGCCATGGCGATCGGCGCGGGTAGGACAGGCAGGGACACAGATAACCTCGACGTTGGGAAATGCGGAAAGATCGGCGAACGTTCCTAGATCGGCCCGCACCGTCCGCACTTGAGCCTGATGAAGTTCCGTCGCTGGCGGCCGCTAGTGAACTGCGCCCTTCTGAACACGATGCCATGTCCGTTGACCCTGCCATGCCTTCCACCCGCATCCGACGTTGCGAGATCCTGCTGCTGGAACCCCGCGAGAGCACCGGCTTCGATCTGCAGGACCTGCTGTCCGGCGGCAACGGCATCCGTCGGCAGATGCGCTGGGTCGCACTGGCGCCCCACCTGGGCGAGCCGGTGGAAGTGGATGCACTGCAGCGCGAGCTGCTGGGCCGCATTGGCCCCACCCACTGGCAGGACCTGCCCGAGCACGATGACGAGCGCGTGGCGTGCGAAGCACTGCTGCGCCAGGGCCTGCTGGTCAGTGCATCGCCCAGCGATGAGACAGCGCTGCAGGCGCGCCAGGCCGACGACCGCCACCGCGAGGCGTACTGGCATCCGCTGGCGGCTGTGCTGCACGCGTTCACGCGGTGGGAGGGGGTTGATGCAGTGAAGAACACCCGCGATTCCGGCACCGATACGGCAGTGGGCATGCGGGAGGTGCTGGGGCCGCCACCGGCACCGACGGCGGTGGCCGCCGAGGCGGCCAGCCAGCGCCTGCCGCTGCAGGAAGACACCGCGTTCGATGCGCTGCTGGCACGGCGCGCCACCTGCCGCAACTTCGATGAGGCGCGGCCGCTGCCGTTGGCCCTGTTCTCCACCATGCTGGCGCGCGTGTTCGGTGCGCGCGCGCATGTGCAGGTCAGCGATGATCTGCGGTTCCAGAAGAAGAGCAGCCCCTCCGGTGGCGGCCTGCATCCCACCGAGGCGTTCCTGGTGGTGCAGAACGTGGAAGGCGTGGCACCGGGTGTGTACCGCTACCTGCTGGAAGGGCACAGCCTGGTGCGCCTGCCCGACCCACCGATGGGCCTGCGTGCGTTTGCCATGGAAGCGCTGGGCCAGCAGCACTGGTTTGCCAACGCGCATTGCCTGGTCACCCTGGTGCCCCGCTTCGACCGCACGTTCTGGAAGTACCGGCGCCACGCCAAGGGCTACCGCGTGGTCGCGCTCGAGGCCGGGCACCTGTCGCAGACGATGTACCTGTCGGCCACCGATCTGGGTCTGGGTGCCTTCATTACCGGTGCAATCAATGAACGCTGCCTGGAGCCGGTGCTGCAGCTGGACCCGGTGCAGCAGGGGGCCCTGGCGATGTGCGGTTTCGGCTGGCGCGCCGCCACCATGGAAACGGCCGAGCTGGACCCGGCCGGCGAGGTCTGGACGCGCGCTGGGTGAGTGCGCGGGGTGGGCGCTCAGCCCACCTCGAAATCCACCAGCACCGCGCCATCCCCCACCTGGTCGCCCGCCTTCGCTCGGTAACCCTTCACCGTGCCATCGGCGGGCGCCTGCAGCGTGTGTTCCATCTTCATTGCTTCCAGCACCACCAGCGCCGTGCCGCGCTTCACCTGTGTGCCCGCCTCGACCAGGGTGGCCACGATTCTGCCCGGCATCGGCGCCAGCAGGCTGCCGGCATCGGCCACGGCGTTGTCCGATTCACCCACCGGGTCGTGCAGGGTGAAGCGGTGCTGGCCATCTGCACCGAACAGGAACAGCTGGTCACCTTCGCGCAGCAGCTGCAGCTGCCAGCGGCGGCCGTGCAGCTGTACCGACATGCGATTCGCATCGGCACTGCCGATGACGCTGACCGGTGCCGCATCGTCGCGCTGCACGCGCCAGCCATCGGCCTGCGCCCACACCTTCAGCGTGTGCGTCCGCTCACCCTGCTGCAGCGGCAGCACGCGCGGTGCGGAAGCCCCCAGGCGCCAGCCATCCTGCGCCTGCCACGGCGAATGCGGATCGCGTGCATCGCTGCCCGCGCGTGCAGTGCTGGCCACGGCGGCGATGGCCGCCAGTTGCCAGAGCGCATCATCGCTGTCGCCCACGGCATTCAGCGCGGCCTGCTCGCGTTCGATCAGCGCGGTATCCAGTTTCGCGTTGGCGAAGGAATCGGTATTCACCAGACGGCGCAGGAAACCGGCATTGGTCGTCACGCCCACCACCTGGCAGTCGGCCAGCGCCTGGCTCATGCGGCGCAGCGCGGCATCGCGGTCCACGTCCCAGACGATCAGCTTGGCGATCATCGGGTCGTAATACGGGGTGATGCTGTCGCCTTCCTCCACGCCGGTGTCCACGCGCACATGCGCCGACGGTGCAGGCAGGCGCAGGCGGCGCAGGGTGCCGGTGGAGGGCAGGAAGCCGCGGTCGGCATCTTCGGCATACAGGCGCGCTTCGATCGCATGGCCGTGGATGGCCAGTTGTTCCTGGCGCAGCGGCATCGGCTGGCCGGCGGCCACGCGCAGCTGCCATTCCACCAGGTCGGTACCGGTGATGTACTCGGTCACCGGATGTTCGACCTGCAGGCGGGTGTTCATTTCCATGAAGTAGAAATCGCCCTCCGGGCCGGCGATGAACTCCACCGTGCCCGCACCCACGTAGCCTACCGCGCGCGCGGCATCGACGGCGGCCTGGCCCATCGCCGCGCGGCGTTCACTGCTCATGCCCGGTGCCGGTGCTTCTTCCAGCACCTTCTGGTGGCGGCGCTGCACCGAACAGTCGCGCTCGAACAGGTACACCGCATCGCCATGGGAATCGCCGAAGACCTGGATCTCGATATGGCGCGGGCGCTCGACGTACTTTTCCACCAGCACATGGTCGTTGCCGAAGGCCGACGCGGCCTCGCGCTGGCAGCTGGCCAGTGCATCGACGAAGTCTTCGCTGCGCTCGACCTTGCGCATGCCCTTGCCACCGCCACCGGCGCTGGCCTTGATCAGCACCGGGTAGCCGATGGCATCGGCCTGTGCGCGCAGGAATGCAGGTTCCTGCTGGTCGCCGTGGTAGCCGGGCGTCAGTGGCACGCCGGCCTTGGCCATCAGCGCCTTGGCCGCGCTCTTGTCACCCATCGCACGGATGGCGCTGGCCGGCGGGCCGATGAACGTGATGCCGGCGGCGGCGCAGGCATCGGCGAAATCGGCGTTCTCGGAGAGGAAGCCGTAACCGGGATGGATCGCCTGGGCGCCTGTCAGACGCGCAGCGTCCAGCAGCACGTCACCGCGCAGGTAGCTTTCGCGCGCGGCGGCCGGGCCGATGTGGATGGCCTCGTCGGCCAGGCGCACGTGGCGCGCGCTGCGGTCGGCATCGGAATACACCGCCACCGTGGCGATGCCCAGGCGACGGCAGGTGGCAATGACGCGGCAGGCGATCTCGCCACGGTTGGCGATGAGGATTTTGCTGAACATGGCAACGGGCTTCATGGGAGCGTGCTCGGTCATGGCATGGGTTACATGCGGAACACGCCGAAGCGCGTCTGCTGCGGGGCGGCGTTGAGGCTGGCCGACAGGGCCAGGGCCAGCACGCGGCGGGTGTCGGCCGGATCGATCACGCCGTCATCCCACAGGCGTGCGCTGGCGTAGTAGGGGTGGCCCTGCTGCTCGAACTGGTCGCGGATGGGCGACTTGAAGGCGTCCTCTTCCGCTGCCGGCCACTGCCCGCCCTTGGCTTCAATGCCATCGCGCTTCACCGTGGCCAGCACGCTGGCGGCCTGTTCCCCGCCCATCACGCCGATGCGCGCGTTCGGCCACATCCACAGGAAGTTGGGCGAATAGGCGCGGCCGCACATGCCGTAGTTGCCGGCGCCGAACGAACCGCCGATGACCACCGTGAACCTGGGCACCTTGGCGCAGGCCACGG
Above is a genomic segment from Stenotrophomonas sp. ESTM1D_MKCIP4_1 containing:
- a CDS encoding NHLP-related RiPP peptide, whose translation is MSLPVLPAPIAMALICALAEDDAFRALFASNPAAALTHLGLPAADAELLKVCCHVNQLASKEAILEAKQELQTMLTKELGQLVPSLDASPGPGWTLKGP
- a CDS encoding putative peptide modification system cyclase translates to MNGDTGTSTPHTTQLRALLFTDLCDSTLLVERMGDAAAAELFQDHDRLVMALQQRWNGQQIDRSDGLFMLFERPVDALGFALDYPRGLQALGGKRDIVLRARMGLHVGEVLLWNNSAEAIALGAKPVEVEGLAKPMAARLMQLAQPGQFLLSATAESMVRRAAGDLGDAALGLKWKSFGRWRFKGVAQSMEVFGLQDPATRGIGRPRQSAKASRDIPVWRQPLVMTAEVALAAALLVGGWFLTRPQPAIAFAERDWVVVGDLRNLTGESLLDGSTQQALRVSLEQSRYINVISDLKARSVLQQMRASLDAPLDADNASEIAQRVGARVVLMPTLSESGGRLRLSVGVVDPASRATLAVESADGRGLESLLASTDDVVARLRGRLGETLGQVEKDSAPLPAVTTGSLDALRAYSIGQKLYAHNDYPGALSMFQQAVELDPDFALAWMAQVRARFAVDDLAGAMQAVETATRLKRRLPPREALYLEAWSATLLDRGQASEAWRRLSSLYPDYFAAQYNAALWLYAENRFEESLPYARQAADPRFELTNVAHDLLGRILVARGDVKGARQAFKRAIDGGRTASNRYLGSAEASLRNYAAAESLLDRAAPSRHVAIERTSIAVDRQQWAQAVQIARQGAQQFADIPGFDQQVMLVPLATALWGAGDDDATRAQLRRNVDSALQRVDNRALADGGDDAMVALASSLLSIRMGDTELAERVLARLSKINEVMGQPPVAETVAVVRASLATRQGKPDAALALLAPWLTGQASFQTRVAAMDAHVAKGANAQALAQADYLASNRGRAYAEVDCGYCMQPLNVLDSNRAAGVAASLRRRPEPTAAAITAP
- a CDS encoding GGDEF domain-containing protein — protein: MTGRGTAENIDMTTGIAQVAMAEIVHALLSDDEVALFARFARPMKVQAGQWLFHRGHRGDGMYVIVEGSIELDFGEDLVTKTLGRHEFFGELGLLVGDHPRSAGARVVEDCHVLELGPADFHCLVESDPGLVAYFLRRTIMRVLANEQALISQLRRRNHDLETALDNLYITTHQLTHTRELVRTDELTGLHNRRGLTLYLQECRSQPAGTPQALLLIDCDRFKQVNDRHGHQAGDRVLQSMGNILRSMAGEHDLACRLGGDEFCLILRHADREAAQHAAEFILSAVHGLLERSHGTPHVTPASIGVSLLAADADWSEWYAGADRALYRAKRAGGNCLHWADNADGQ
- a CDS encoding acetyl/propionyl/methylcrotonyl-CoA carboxylase subunit alpha yields the protein MFSKILIANRGEIACRVIATCRRLGIATVAVYSDADRSARHVRLADEAIHIGPAAARESYLRGDVLLDAARLTGAQAIHPGYGFLSENADFADACAAAGITFIGPPASAIRAMGDKSAAKALMAKAGVPLTPGYHGDQQEPAFLRAQADAIGYPVLIKASAGGGGKGMRKVERSEDFVDALASCQREAASAFGNDHVLVEKYVERPRHIEIQVFGDSHGDAVYLFERDCSVQRRHQKVLEEAPAPGMSSERRAAMGQAAVDAARAVGYVGAGTVEFIAGPEGDFYFMEMNTRLQVEHPVTEYITGTDLVEWQLRVAAGQPMPLRQEQLAIHGHAIEARLYAEDADRGFLPSTGTLRRLRLPAPSAHVRVDTGVEEGDSITPYYDPMIAKLIVWDVDRDAALRRMSQALADCQVVGVTTNAGFLRRLVNTDSFANAKLDTALIEREQAALNAVGDSDDALWQLAAIAAVASTARAGSDARDPHSPWQAQDGWRLGASAPRVLPLQQGERTHTLKVWAQADGWRVQRDDAAPVSVIGSADANRMSVQLHGRRWQLQLLREGDQLFLFGADGQHRFTLHDPVGESDNAVADAGSLLAPMPGRIVATLVEAGTQVKRGTALVVLEAMKMEHTLQAPADGTVKGYRAKAGDQVGDGAVLVDFEVG
- a CDS encoding putative peptide maturation dehydrogenase, giving the protein MSVDPAMPSTRIRRCEILLLEPRESTGFDLQDLLSGGNGIRRQMRWVALAPHLGEPVEVDALQRELLGRIGPTHWQDLPEHDDERVACEALLRQGLLVSASPSDETALQARQADDRHREAYWHPLAAVLHAFTRWEGVDAVKNTRDSGTDTAVGMREVLGPPPAPTAVAAEAASQRLPLQEDTAFDALLARRATCRNFDEARPLPLALFSTMLARVFGARAHVQVSDDLRFQKKSSPSGGGLHPTEAFLVVQNVEGVAPGVYRYLLEGHSLVRLPDPPMGLRAFAMEALGQQHWFANAHCLVTLVPRFDRTFWKYRRHAKGYRVVALEAGHLSQTMYLSATDLGLGAFITGAINERCLEPVLQLDPVQQGALAMCGFGWRAATMETAELDPAGEVWTRAG